The DNA segment GAAGGTGAACCGCCTGTTCGAGTACTCGTCGTCCTACGAGCCACACGGACTCTTGCGCGTGAACCCGTCGAACGTGGACGCCTCGCTCGGTGCGATCGAACTCGCCCTCGAACGGGTCAGCGAGTGAGTCGGTTCGCGACTCGATCGCCTCGGACCGTTCGCTGTCGGCCGGTCGTCGGTGTTCACAGACCGCGCGTCAGAGTCCGCCGAACGCTCGTCAGTGTCCACCGACCAGGTGGAGGCCGACGATTCCGACGACGATGAGCCCGATGAAGCCGGCTCTGGCGAGCGTCGCGGGCTCGTCGAAGAGGACGACGCCGAGCGTCGCGGTCCCGACCGCGCCGATTCCCGTCCAGACCGCGTAAGCCGTCCCGATCGGGAGTTCGGTCACCGCTCGCGCGAGAAGTACCATACTGATGGCGAGCGCGACGAGGGTTAGGACCGTCGGAACCGGTTTCGTAAACCCCTCCGTGTACTGGAGACCGATGGCCCAGACGATCTCGAACAGGCCGGCGAGAACGAGTACGTACCACATCGTGTGCATCTCGTTCCGGCCCGTTCGGCCTTATGCACCTCGTTTCGTCTGCTTGGGGAGCCGCTAGAGGGTACGGCGACGGACCGAGACGCCGTCGAATCGCCATCGATCGCTCCATCCTCCGCTACTGACCGCCCGCTGTAGTCGTGTCAGAGCCCCCATCGCCCGAGAATCGGCCGCCGTCCCATCCCAGGAGGGCGGACCGCAGGAGGAATTCCAGGGCGGCGACGGCCACTGAGACGACGCCGAGCCCG comes from the Halovivax cerinus genome and includes:
- the sugE gene encoding quaternary ammonium compound efflux SMR transporter SugE, giving the protein MWYVLVLAGLFEIVWAIGLQYTEGFTKPVPTVLTLVALAISMVLLARAVTELPIGTAYAVWTGIGAVGTATLGVVLFDEPATLARAGFIGLIVVGIVGLHLVGGH